One stretch of Mus pahari chromosome 5, PAHARI_EIJ_v1.1, whole genome shotgun sequence DNA includes these proteins:
- the LOC115064020 gene encoding uncharacterized protein LOC115064020: MRHQYGVMTEIPGRKGQGKPLASAAELWPRATGFRPLERRSKSRRTRGSSDGCVWWRGPASTPRHSSTGSHRWRLPRVTSASRAPPRAAGGRLGARIGSGLRSARRRSSGSSLHGRLVPPPPASPPPPRDAHRRLPCRRRLRRLGTGCMIRPQSSMSRHIPQFCGVLGHTFMEFLKGSGDYCQAQHDLYADK; the protein is encoded by the exons ATGCGACATCAATATGGAGTGATGACGGAGATCCCGGGGCGCAAGGGCCAAGGTAAACCGTTGGCCAGCGCGGCAGAGCTATGGCCTCGGGCTACAGGGTTCCGCCCGCTGGAGCGGCGTTCCAAGTCGAGGCGAACTCGCGGCTCCAGCGACGGGTGCGTTTGGTGGCGAGGACCAGCTAGCACTCCGCGCCATTCATCAACCGGTTCGCACCGGTGGCGGCTGCCCCGAGTGACGTCCGCGTCCCGGGCCCCGCCCCGCGCCGCAGGC GGGCGCCTGGGCGCGCGCATTGGCTCTGGGCTGCGGTCGGCTCGGCGACGCTCCTCGGGCAGCTCACTGCATGGTCGTCTGGTGCCCCCGCCGCCTGCATCCCCGCCGCCGCCCCGCGACGCCCACCGCCGCCTGCCCTGCCGCCGCCGCCTGCGCCGCCTCGGGACCGGCTGTATGATTAGGCCACAATCTTCAATGAGTAGACATATTCCT cagttctgTGGTGTTCTCGGTCACACATTTATGGAGTTTCTGAAGGGCAGTGGAGATTACTGCCAGGCACAGCACGACCTCTATGCAGACAAGTGA